A genomic segment from Cuculus canorus isolate bCucCan1 chromosome 18, bCucCan1.pri, whole genome shotgun sequence encodes:
- the CYTH1 gene encoding cytohesin-1 isoform X5, whose product MQRNKQVAMGRKKFNMDPKKGIQFLIENDLLKNTCEDIAQFLYKGEGLNKTAIGDYLGERDEFNIQVLHAFVELHEFTDLNLVQALRQFLWSFRLPGEAQKIDRMMEAFAQRYCQCNPGVFQSTDTCYVLSFAIIMLNTSLHNPNVKDKPTAERFIAMNRGINDGGDLPEELLRNLYESIKNEPFKIPEDDGNDLTHTFFNPDREGWLLKLGGGRVKTWKRRWFILTDNCLYYFEYTTDKEPRGIIPLENLSIREVEDSKKPNCFELYIPDNKDQVIKACKTEADGRVVEGNHTVYRISAPTPEEKEEWIKCIKAAISRDPFYEMLAARKKKVSSTKRH is encoded by the exons ATGCAGAGGAACAAGCAGGTGGCGATGGGCAGGAAGAAGTTCAACATGGATCCCAAGAAG GGCATCCAGTTCCTGATCGAAAACGACCTGCTGAAGAACACATGTGAGGATATCGCTCAGTTCCTTTACAAGGGAGAAGGCCTCAACAAGACGGCCATTGGCGACTACCTGGGCGAAAG GGACGAATTCAACATCCAAGTCTTGCATGCCTTTGTGGAGCTGCACGAGTTCACTGACCTCAACCTCGTACAGGCCCTGCG ACAGTTCCTGTGGAGCTTCCGGCTGCCCGGGGAGGCGCAGAAGATTGACCGGATGATGGAGGCATTTGCCCAGCGGTACTGCCAGTGCAACCCTGGCGTCTTCCAGTCCACAG ACACCTGCTACGTGCTCTCCTTCGCTATCATCATGCTGAACACTAGCCTGCACAACCCCAACGTCAAGGACAAACCCACAGCGGAGCGCTTCATTGCCATGAACCGTGGCATCAATGATGGGGGAGACCTACCTGAGGAGCTGCTCCGG AATCTGTATGAGAGCATCAAGAATGAACCCTTCAAAATCCCTGAGGATGATGGCAACGACCTCACCCACACGTTCTTCAACCCTGACCGAGAGGGCTGGCTCCTGAAGCTCGG aggaGGCAGGGTGAAGACGTGGAAGCGACGCTGGTTCATCCTGACCGACAACTGCCTTTACTACTTCGAGTACACAACG GATAAAGAGCCCCGGGGCATCATCCCCCTGGAGAACCTGAGCATCCGGGAGGTCGAGGACTCAAAGAAGCCT AACTGCTTTGAGCTCTACATCCCAGACAACAAGGACCAGGTGATTAAGGCCTGCAAGACAGAGGCGGACGGGCGGGTGGTGGAGGGGAACCACACTGTGTACCGCATCTCCGCACCCACGCCCGAGGAGAAGGAGGAGTGGATCAAGTGCATCAA ggcagcgATCAGCCGGGACCCTTTCTACGAGATGCTGGCCGCCAGGAAGAAGAAGGTATCCTCCACCAAGCGACACTAG
- the CYTH1 gene encoding cytohesin-1 isoform X3, which translates to MVLRTEGRVPSDLTPEECQELENIRRRKQELLADIQRLKDEIAEVTNEIENLGSTEERKSMQRNKQVAMGRKKFNMDPKKGIQFLIENDLLKNTCEDIAQFLYKGEGLNKTAIGDYLGERDEFNIQVLHAFVELHEFTDLNLVQALRQFLWSFRLPGEAQKIDRMMEAFAQRYCQCNPGVFQSTDTCYVLSFAIIMLNTSLHNPNVKDKPTAERFIAMNRGINDGGDLPEELLRNLYESIKNEPFKIPEDDGNDLTHTFFNPDREGWLLKLGGGRVKTWKRRWFILTDNCLYYFEYTTDKEPRGIIPLENLSIREVEDSKKPNCFELYIPDNKDQVIKACKTEADGRVVEGNHTVYRISAPTPEEKEEWIKCIKAAISRDPFYEMLAARKKKVSSTKRH; encoded by the exons ATGGTGCTCAGGACGGAGGGCAGGG TGCCCAGTGACTTGACCCCAGAGGAgtgccaggagctggagaacatccGCCGCCgcaagcaggagctgctggctgaCATACAG CGGCTGAAAGATGAAATAGCAGAAGTGACAAATGAGATCGAGAACCTGGGGTCCACAGAGGAGAG GAAAAGCATGCAGAGGAACAAGCAGGTGGCGATGGGCAGGAAGAAGTTCAACATGGATCCCAAGAAG GGCATCCAGTTCCTGATCGAAAACGACCTGCTGAAGAACACATGTGAGGATATCGCTCAGTTCCTTTACAAGGGAGAAGGCCTCAACAAGACGGCCATTGGCGACTACCTGGGCGAAAG GGACGAATTCAACATCCAAGTCTTGCATGCCTTTGTGGAGCTGCACGAGTTCACTGACCTCAACCTCGTACAGGCCCTGCG ACAGTTCCTGTGGAGCTTCCGGCTGCCCGGGGAGGCGCAGAAGATTGACCGGATGATGGAGGCATTTGCCCAGCGGTACTGCCAGTGCAACCCTGGCGTCTTCCAGTCCACAG ACACCTGCTACGTGCTCTCCTTCGCTATCATCATGCTGAACACTAGCCTGCACAACCCCAACGTCAAGGACAAACCCACAGCGGAGCGCTTCATTGCCATGAACCGTGGCATCAATGATGGGGGAGACCTACCTGAGGAGCTGCTCCGG AATCTGTATGAGAGCATCAAGAATGAACCCTTCAAAATCCCTGAGGATGATGGCAACGACCTCACCCACACGTTCTTCAACCCTGACCGAGAGGGCTGGCTCCTGAAGCTCGG aggaGGCAGGGTGAAGACGTGGAAGCGACGCTGGTTCATCCTGACCGACAACTGCCTTTACTACTTCGAGTACACAACG GATAAAGAGCCCCGGGGCATCATCCCCCTGGAGAACCTGAGCATCCGGGAGGTCGAGGACTCAAAGAAGCCT AACTGCTTTGAGCTCTACATCCCAGACAACAAGGACCAGGTGATTAAGGCCTGCAAGACAGAGGCGGACGGGCGGGTGGTGGAGGGGAACCACACTGTGTACCGCATCTCCGCACCCACGCCCGAGGAGAAGGAGGAGTGGATCAAGTGCATCAA ggcagcgATCAGCCGGGACCCTTTCTACGAGATGCTGGCCGCCAGGAAGAAGAAGGTATCCTCCACCAAGCGACACTAG
- the CYTH1 gene encoding cytohesin-1 isoform X2, whose protein sequence is MGTVSELCASSFQAFLCPSVASKAVPSDLTPEECQELENIRRRKQELLADIQRLKDEIAEVTNEIENLGSTEERKSMQRNKQVAMGRKKFNMDPKKGIQFLIENDLLKNTCEDIAQFLYKGEGLNKTAIGDYLGERDEFNIQVLHAFVELHEFTDLNLVQALRQFLWSFRLPGEAQKIDRMMEAFAQRYCQCNPGVFQSTDTCYVLSFAIIMLNTSLHNPNVKDKPTAERFIAMNRGINDGGDLPEELLRNLYESIKNEPFKIPEDDGNDLTHTFFNPDREGWLLKLGGRVKTWKRRWFILTDNCLYYFEYTTDKEPRGIIPLENLSIREVEDSKKPNCFELYIPDNKDQVIKACKTEADGRVVEGNHTVYRISAPTPEEKEEWIKCIKAAISRDPFYEMLAARKKKVSSTKRH, encoded by the exons ATGGGGACAGTCAGCGAGCTCTGTGCCTCCAGTTTCCAGGCCTTCCTCTGCCCTTCGGTGGCCTCCAAGGCAG TGCCCAGTGACTTGACCCCAGAGGAgtgccaggagctggagaacatccGCCGCCgcaagcaggagctgctggctgaCATACAG CGGCTGAAAGATGAAATAGCAGAAGTGACAAATGAGATCGAGAACCTGGGGTCCACAGAGGAGAG GAAAAGCATGCAGAGGAACAAGCAGGTGGCGATGGGCAGGAAGAAGTTCAACATGGATCCCAAGAAG GGCATCCAGTTCCTGATCGAAAACGACCTGCTGAAGAACACATGTGAGGATATCGCTCAGTTCCTTTACAAGGGAGAAGGCCTCAACAAGACGGCCATTGGCGACTACCTGGGCGAAAG GGACGAATTCAACATCCAAGTCTTGCATGCCTTTGTGGAGCTGCACGAGTTCACTGACCTCAACCTCGTACAGGCCCTGCG ACAGTTCCTGTGGAGCTTCCGGCTGCCCGGGGAGGCGCAGAAGATTGACCGGATGATGGAGGCATTTGCCCAGCGGTACTGCCAGTGCAACCCTGGCGTCTTCCAGTCCACAG ACACCTGCTACGTGCTCTCCTTCGCTATCATCATGCTGAACACTAGCCTGCACAACCCCAACGTCAAGGACAAACCCACAGCGGAGCGCTTCATTGCCATGAACCGTGGCATCAATGATGGGGGAGACCTACCTGAGGAGCTGCTCCGG AATCTGTATGAGAGCATCAAGAATGAACCCTTCAAAATCCCTGAGGATGATGGCAACGACCTCACCCACACGTTCTTCAACCCTGACCGAGAGGGCTGGCTCCTGAAGCTCG gaGGCAGGGTGAAGACGTGGAAGCGACGCTGGTTCATCCTGACCGACAACTGCCTTTACTACTTCGAGTACACAACG GATAAAGAGCCCCGGGGCATCATCCCCCTGGAGAACCTGAGCATCCGGGAGGTCGAGGACTCAAAGAAGCCT AACTGCTTTGAGCTCTACATCCCAGACAACAAGGACCAGGTGATTAAGGCCTGCAAGACAGAGGCGGACGGGCGGGTGGTGGAGGGGAACCACACTGTGTACCGCATCTCCGCACCCACGCCCGAGGAGAAGGAGGAGTGGATCAAGTGCATCAA ggcagcgATCAGCCGGGACCCTTTCTACGAGATGCTGGCCGCCAGGAAGAAGAAGGTATCCTCCACCAAGCGACACTAG
- the CYTH1 gene encoding cytohesin-1 isoform X4, whose amino-acid sequence MEEDGGYVPSDLTPEECQELENIRRRKQELLADIQRLKDEIAEVTNEIENLGSTEERKSMQRNKQVAMGRKKFNMDPKKGIQFLIENDLLKNTCEDIAQFLYKGEGLNKTAIGDYLGERDEFNIQVLHAFVELHEFTDLNLVQALRQFLWSFRLPGEAQKIDRMMEAFAQRYCQCNPGVFQSTDTCYVLSFAIIMLNTSLHNPNVKDKPTAERFIAMNRGINDGGDLPEELLRNLYESIKNEPFKIPEDDGNDLTHTFFNPDREGWLLKLGGRVKTWKRRWFILTDNCLYYFEYTTDKEPRGIIPLENLSIREVEDSKKPNCFELYIPDNKDQVIKACKTEADGRVVEGNHTVYRISAPTPEEKEEWIKCIKAAISRDPFYEMLAARKKKVSSTKRH is encoded by the exons TGCCCAGTGACTTGACCCCAGAGGAgtgccaggagctggagaacatccGCCGCCgcaagcaggagctgctggctgaCATACAG CGGCTGAAAGATGAAATAGCAGAAGTGACAAATGAGATCGAGAACCTGGGGTCCACAGAGGAGAG GAAAAGCATGCAGAGGAACAAGCAGGTGGCGATGGGCAGGAAGAAGTTCAACATGGATCCCAAGAAG GGCATCCAGTTCCTGATCGAAAACGACCTGCTGAAGAACACATGTGAGGATATCGCTCAGTTCCTTTACAAGGGAGAAGGCCTCAACAAGACGGCCATTGGCGACTACCTGGGCGAAAG GGACGAATTCAACATCCAAGTCTTGCATGCCTTTGTGGAGCTGCACGAGTTCACTGACCTCAACCTCGTACAGGCCCTGCG ACAGTTCCTGTGGAGCTTCCGGCTGCCCGGGGAGGCGCAGAAGATTGACCGGATGATGGAGGCATTTGCCCAGCGGTACTGCCAGTGCAACCCTGGCGTCTTCCAGTCCACAG ACACCTGCTACGTGCTCTCCTTCGCTATCATCATGCTGAACACTAGCCTGCACAACCCCAACGTCAAGGACAAACCCACAGCGGAGCGCTTCATTGCCATGAACCGTGGCATCAATGATGGGGGAGACCTACCTGAGGAGCTGCTCCGG AATCTGTATGAGAGCATCAAGAATGAACCCTTCAAAATCCCTGAGGATGATGGCAACGACCTCACCCACACGTTCTTCAACCCTGACCGAGAGGGCTGGCTCCTGAAGCTCG gaGGCAGGGTGAAGACGTGGAAGCGACGCTGGTTCATCCTGACCGACAACTGCCTTTACTACTTCGAGTACACAACG GATAAAGAGCCCCGGGGCATCATCCCCCTGGAGAACCTGAGCATCCGGGAGGTCGAGGACTCAAAGAAGCCT AACTGCTTTGAGCTCTACATCCCAGACAACAAGGACCAGGTGATTAAGGCCTGCAAGACAGAGGCGGACGGGCGGGTGGTGGAGGGGAACCACACTGTGTACCGCATCTCCGCACCCACGCCCGAGGAGAAGGAGGAGTGGATCAAGTGCATCAA ggcagcgATCAGCCGGGACCCTTTCTACGAGATGCTGGCCGCCAGGAAGAAGAAGGTATCCTCCACCAAGCGACACTAG
- the CYTH1 gene encoding cytohesin-1 isoform X1: MVEDSGDLKANGVPGCWYGAGVHDGDASVPSDLTPEECQELENIRRRKQELLADIQRLKDEIAEVTNEIENLGSTEERKSMQRNKQVAMGRKKFNMDPKKGIQFLIENDLLKNTCEDIAQFLYKGEGLNKTAIGDYLGERDEFNIQVLHAFVELHEFTDLNLVQALRQFLWSFRLPGEAQKIDRMMEAFAQRYCQCNPGVFQSTDTCYVLSFAIIMLNTSLHNPNVKDKPTAERFIAMNRGINDGGDLPEELLRNLYESIKNEPFKIPEDDGNDLTHTFFNPDREGWLLKLGGGRVKTWKRRWFILTDNCLYYFEYTTDKEPRGIIPLENLSIREVEDSKKPNCFELYIPDNKDQVIKACKTEADGRVVEGNHTVYRISAPTPEEKEEWIKCIKAAISRDPFYEMLAARKKKVSSTKRH; encoded by the exons ATGGTTGAGGACAGTGGCGATCTGAAGGCAAATGGTGTCCCTGGGTGCTGGTACGGAGCAGGCGTTCACGATGGGGATGCTTCAG TGCCCAGTGACTTGACCCCAGAGGAgtgccaggagctggagaacatccGCCGCCgcaagcaggagctgctggctgaCATACAG CGGCTGAAAGATGAAATAGCAGAAGTGACAAATGAGATCGAGAACCTGGGGTCCACAGAGGAGAG GAAAAGCATGCAGAGGAACAAGCAGGTGGCGATGGGCAGGAAGAAGTTCAACATGGATCCCAAGAAG GGCATCCAGTTCCTGATCGAAAACGACCTGCTGAAGAACACATGTGAGGATATCGCTCAGTTCCTTTACAAGGGAGAAGGCCTCAACAAGACGGCCATTGGCGACTACCTGGGCGAAAG GGACGAATTCAACATCCAAGTCTTGCATGCCTTTGTGGAGCTGCACGAGTTCACTGACCTCAACCTCGTACAGGCCCTGCG ACAGTTCCTGTGGAGCTTCCGGCTGCCCGGGGAGGCGCAGAAGATTGACCGGATGATGGAGGCATTTGCCCAGCGGTACTGCCAGTGCAACCCTGGCGTCTTCCAGTCCACAG ACACCTGCTACGTGCTCTCCTTCGCTATCATCATGCTGAACACTAGCCTGCACAACCCCAACGTCAAGGACAAACCCACAGCGGAGCGCTTCATTGCCATGAACCGTGGCATCAATGATGGGGGAGACCTACCTGAGGAGCTGCTCCGG AATCTGTATGAGAGCATCAAGAATGAACCCTTCAAAATCCCTGAGGATGATGGCAACGACCTCACCCACACGTTCTTCAACCCTGACCGAGAGGGCTGGCTCCTGAAGCTCGG aggaGGCAGGGTGAAGACGTGGAAGCGACGCTGGTTCATCCTGACCGACAACTGCCTTTACTACTTCGAGTACACAACG GATAAAGAGCCCCGGGGCATCATCCCCCTGGAGAACCTGAGCATCCGGGAGGTCGAGGACTCAAAGAAGCCT AACTGCTTTGAGCTCTACATCCCAGACAACAAGGACCAGGTGATTAAGGCCTGCAAGACAGAGGCGGACGGGCGGGTGGTGGAGGGGAACCACACTGTGTACCGCATCTCCGCACCCACGCCCGAGGAGAAGGAGGAGTGGATCAAGTGCATCAA ggcagcgATCAGCCGGGACCCTTTCTACGAGATGCTGGCCGCCAGGAAGAAGAAGGTATCCTCCACCAAGCGACACTAG